A window of Paenibacillus sp. 19GGS1-52 contains these coding sequences:
- a CDS encoding Gfo/Idh/MocA family oxidoreductase, with the protein MVKFSIIGGSGFRAQYFLRIVQALPERFQICGMVVRNEVKGRDMAMKWGIPTYRSLEDLLKYESPDFVVVSVSGAGGLEYLLKLAEAGIPALSETPPAPDLPGLELLYDKLIVTGAHIQVAEQYHLHPIQEARLALIRSGKLGRITETTVSISHLYHGVSLIRKMLGVTFEEVRIRAMRFESEWINGPTRSGPPTEDKLIPSQRDLAWLDFGDSLGIYDFTKDQHRSWIRSNHLSVKGERGEIFDNRVLIQQDNLIPLQLELKRVNKGELENAEGYFLQGILCGEQWLYDNPFAPARLYDDEIAIASCLQKMADYVSGGPGFYSLAEAAQDYYLGMMIEKAIQSGETIIAPQQRWAR; encoded by the coding sequence ATGGTGAAATTCAGTATTATTGGTGGATCGGGCTTTCGGGCGCAATATTTCCTCCGAATCGTCCAAGCCTTGCCCGAACGTTTCCAAATCTGCGGTATGGTCGTGCGGAATGAGGTCAAAGGCAGAGACATGGCAATGAAATGGGGCATTCCCACCTACCGTTCTCTGGAAGATCTGCTGAAGTATGAAAGCCCTGACTTCGTTGTCGTTTCGGTAAGCGGGGCTGGAGGTCTCGAATATTTATTGAAGCTGGCTGAGGCCGGGATTCCAGCCTTGTCGGAAACGCCGCCTGCACCGGATCTGCCGGGCCTTGAACTTCTTTATGACAAACTAATTGTTACTGGTGCACATATTCAAGTAGCAGAACAATACCACCTTCATCCCATACAAGAGGCGCGTTTGGCACTTATTCGTTCGGGGAAGTTAGGGAGAATTACAGAAACCACTGTCTCTATCTCGCATCTATATCATGGTGTAAGCTTAATTCGCAAAATGCTTGGTGTTACCTTTGAGGAAGTGCGAATAAGAGCGATGCGCTTTGAATCCGAGTGGATTAATGGACCTACACGCAGTGGTCCGCCGACGGAAGATAAGCTGATTCCCTCTCAAAGGGATTTAGCCTGGTTGGATTTTGGTGATTCGCTAGGGATTTATGACTTCACCAAGGATCAGCATCGTTCCTGGATTCGCTCGAATCATCTATCCGTCAAAGGGGAGCGAGGTGAAATCTTCGATAATCGCGTCCTGATTCAGCAGGACAACCTGATTCCACTTCAATTAGAGCTGAAGCGAGTCAATAAAGGAGAGTTGGAGAACGCGGAAGGTTATTTTCTGCAAGGCATCCTGTGCGGAGAACAATGGCTCTACGACAATCCATTTGCTCCCGCCAGACTGTACGATGATGAAATCGCCATTGCCAGCTGCCTGCAAAAGATGGCCGATTACGTCTCGGGTGGACCGGGATTCTATAGCCTGGCAGAGGCTGCTCAGGATTATTATCTGGGGATGATGATCGAGAAAGCCATTCAAAGCGGAGAAACTATTATCGCGCCGCAGCAACGATGGGCGCGGTAG
- a CDS encoding Gfo/Idh/MocA family oxidoreductase yields the protein MKPKATLDSGLAGKIVHTQVDSFWWRGHSYYDVWWRGTWEKEGGGCTLNHGVHHMDLLQWMLGMPHTVQAVMSNTSHDNAEVDDLSIAILSYPNGSLAQITSSLVHHGQEQQMIFQGERERISAPWNVYASTSQADGFPERNVVLEEELEQYYNSLEPLLYKGHTGQIDDVMKAIENNSLQVLIDGYEGRKMIELITAIYEAVITARPVSLPLTKESKLYTKEGFLANAPHFHSLGGK from the coding sequence GTGAAACCTAAAGCAACACTGGATTCTGGCTTAGCAGGCAAAATTGTTCATACTCAGGTAGACTCCTTTTGGTGGAGGGGCCACAGCTATTATGACGTATGGTGGAGAGGGACCTGGGAAAAAGAAGGGGGCGGCTGTACCCTTAATCATGGGGTTCATCATATGGATCTGCTGCAATGGATGCTAGGCATGCCGCACACCGTTCAGGCAGTCATGAGTAATACTTCGCATGATAATGCCGAGGTGGATGACCTTTCTATTGCTATTCTTTCCTACCCCAATGGCAGTCTGGCACAGATCACAAGCTCGCTTGTTCATCATGGTCAAGAGCAGCAGATGATCTTTCAAGGGGAGCGGGAGCGAATCTCGGCACCCTGGAATGTGTATGCGTCTACCTCGCAAGCAGATGGGTTTCCGGAGCGGAATGTGGTGCTTGAGGAAGAGTTGGAGCAGTATTACAATAGCCTTGAACCGTTACTTTATAAGGGGCACACCGGACAAATTGATGATGTCATGAAAGCGATCGAGAATAACTCGCTGCAGGTGCTTATTGATGGTTATGAAGGACGGAAGATGATAGAGCTAATAACAGCCATCTATGAAGCAGTCATTACGGCGCGGCCTGTAAGTCTCCCGTTAACCAAAGAAAGTAAATTGTATACGAAGGAAGGCTTTCTGGCGAACGCACCACACTTTCATTCACTTGGGGGCAAATAA
- a CDS encoding response regulator transcription factor translates to MWKIAIIDDERQVLQGMKRAIPWDELDAEWVGEALNGVDGLDIIRATEPDIVITDIYMPAMNGLDMMEQLRKEGFNGKIIILSGYSDFEHARQALRYNVSDYVSKPISVPTLKSILGKVIEELVQEEEKRIKQGELEDKMMLYEPFVEKEWVRSAAVGTLDRTYRSGAHLPPPYRYWMDCSHITIGIDLVRDHRANELSVSDWNLFRFAISNIACEVARKVFPTIEYTELHSTRTLLIVHPQAESPEQVQQKLEELGIKLIDSIKSYLKLVICVGIGGIKELWTKIPDSTEEAFRAIDLRERRMVPTYDIYVYQGQISSEQDSVALFPVKFSFKLASAMKASQETEAQQLVADYIRELKKQKGITPDYVQMLGSELWGIITYSLYEAGLVLDDLFTNDQIAKELVGLTGPDALANWLIDKITSICSSRQWKGSSKHRQVVDFMTHYIHEHYAEEVTLADLSEMVYISRNHLSIIFKNITGETFNTYLTRVRIEKARELLLERNMLVYEVAERVGYKNIPYFSTLFKKITGMNPTELIK, encoded by the coding sequence GTGTGGAAAATCGCCATTATTGATGATGAACGCCAAGTGCTGCAAGGAATGAAGCGTGCGATTCCTTGGGATGAACTGGATGCGGAATGGGTTGGGGAAGCTCTAAATGGCGTGGACGGATTGGATATCATTCGAGCTACTGAGCCGGATATAGTCATTACCGATATTTATATGCCGGCGATGAATGGTCTGGATATGATGGAGCAACTAAGGAAAGAAGGATTTAACGGAAAAATCATTATTTTGAGCGGATATTCTGATTTTGAACATGCCAGACAGGCGTTAAGGTACAACGTAAGTGATTACGTGTCCAAGCCCATTAGTGTCCCGACTTTAAAATCTATTCTGGGCAAAGTTATTGAAGAGCTTGTGCAGGAAGAGGAGAAAAGAATCAAGCAAGGTGAGCTTGAAGATAAAATGATGCTGTATGAGCCTTTCGTGGAGAAGGAATGGGTGAGATCTGCTGCAGTTGGTACGCTAGACCGTACTTATCGCAGTGGTGCCCACTTGCCGCCGCCTTATCGCTATTGGATGGACTGCAGCCATATAACCATTGGGATTGATCTGGTTCGTGATCATCGTGCCAACGAACTATCTGTATCGGACTGGAATCTATTTCGGTTTGCGATTAGCAACATAGCCTGCGAGGTCGCCCGCAAAGTGTTTCCGACAATTGAATATACGGAGCTTCACAGTACAAGAACACTGCTAATTGTTCATCCGCAAGCGGAGAGCCCGGAACAAGTACAGCAGAAACTGGAGGAGCTCGGGATCAAGCTGATTGATAGCATTAAGAGTTACCTTAAGTTGGTTATATGCGTGGGTATTGGAGGTATCAAGGAGTTGTGGACGAAGATTCCAGACTCGACGGAGGAAGCCTTCCGTGCTATTGATTTGCGGGAGCGGAGGATGGTACCCACTTACGATATCTATGTTTACCAGGGGCAAATAAGCAGCGAACAGGATTCGGTTGCCCTGTTTCCAGTTAAGTTTTCGTTCAAACTGGCCAGTGCGATGAAGGCATCGCAGGAAACTGAGGCGCAGCAGCTGGTTGCTGACTATATCAGAGAATTAAAGAAGCAGAAAGGGATTACACCCGACTACGTGCAGATGCTGGGAAGTGAGCTATGGGGGATAATTACGTATTCCCTGTATGAGGCGGGGCTGGTGCTGGATGATCTTTTTACAAATGATCAGATTGCCAAGGAATTGGTCGGCCTGACCGGGCCGGACGCCTTAGCTAACTGGCTGATTGACAAGATAACCAGCATTTGCAGCAGTCGGCAGTGGAAGGGAAGCAGCAAGCACAGACAGGTTGTCGATTTCATGACTCATTACATTCACGAGCATTATGCAGAAGAGGTCACACTTGCTGATCTTTCAGAAATGGTCTACATTTCACGCAACCACCTGTCCATTATTTTTAAAAATATTACAGGCGAAACGTTCAACACCTATTTAACACGTGTGCGGATTGAAAAAGCACGGGAACTGCTGCTAGAGCGCAATATGCTGGTCTATGAGGTAGCTGAACGGGTGGGTTATAAGAACATACCCTATTTCAGCACACTGTTCAAAAAAATTACCGGAATGAATCCGACAGAGCTAATTAAATAA
- a CDS encoding carbohydrate ABC transporter permease has translation MTKKWKLATRHLFMIIFSLLMVYPVLWWIGASLKPNNELSSPNIFPSVPQWSNFVNGWNSVPGHSFTDFYFNTFELEIAVLMATLISCTLVAFGFARLDFPLKKFWFSLLMLTLMMPGQVLIIPQYALFYQLGWVNTYLPFIVPHLLASGAGGTFFVFLLIQFIRGIPRELDESAKIDGCNWFGIFWRVIMPLTKPAIVTVMIFCFLWNWDDFLGHLLYINSVDKYTVGLALRMINDSQSAQQWGQLLAMSLVSIVPATLVFMFLQKYFVEGIATTGIKG, from the coding sequence ATGACGAAAAAATGGAAGTTGGCTACCCGACATCTCTTCATGATCATCTTTAGCCTGTTGATGGTTTACCCGGTCCTTTGGTGGATTGGTGCATCCTTGAAGCCGAATAATGAGCTGAGCTCGCCCAATATTTTTCCATCTGTTCCGCAGTGGAGCAATTTCGTAAATGGGTGGAATTCCGTTCCTGGACATTCTTTCACAGACTTTTATTTTAACACCTTTGAACTGGAAATTGCCGTCCTTATGGCCACATTGATCTCGTGCACACTTGTTGCGTTCGGCTTCGCGAGACTGGACTTTCCACTCAAAAAGTTTTGGTTCTCCCTCCTCATGCTGACGCTGATGATGCCTGGACAGGTGCTGATCATTCCTCAATATGCATTGTTCTACCAACTAGGCTGGGTAAATACGTATCTCCCCTTTATTGTGCCTCATCTGTTGGCTAGTGGGGCAGGCGGAACGTTCTTCGTCTTCTTGTTGATTCAATTTATCCGCGGTATCCCACGAGAGCTTGATGAATCTGCCAAAATAGACGGCTGCAACTGGTTTGGTATCTTTTGGCGAGTAATTATGCCCCTTACCAAGCCCGCAATCGTTACGGTCATGATCTTCTGCTTCCTGTGGAATTGGGATGATTTCCTGGGCCATCTGCTGTATATTAACTCGGTGGACAAATACACAGTTGGATTGGCGCTTCGCATGATCAACGATTCTCAATCTGCTCAGCAGTGGGGGCAGTTGCTGGCCATGTCGCTGGTATCGATTGTGCCGGCCACGCTTGTCTTTATGTTCCTGCAGAAGTATTTCGTTGAAGGGATTGCTACAACAGGAATAAAAGGATAA
- the lgt gene encoding prolipoprotein diacylglyceryl transferase has product MRVILFEIGGFSLRSYGVIVALAIVIAFGVAYYLARGTQYQKHLPNLVVYLLFGAIVGARIWHVFFFQWWYFSDHLTEIFAVWKGGIAIQGALVGGFFTAVIYARKHKLSFWELADILAPAIILGQAIGRIACLLNGDAFGSPTGLGFGIVYPEGTIAFDRYGASPLWPAEIWEGQLDLVVFGILMAMKNVKLPLGMMFLSYNILYSLVRFMLEFLRGDSPRYALQWTAGQWTSITVLLISVILMLYFFKRNPVIKPVQDSA; this is encoded by the coding sequence ATGAGAGTTATATTGTTCGAAATCGGAGGCTTTTCTCTGAGGTCGTATGGAGTTATCGTCGCATTAGCGATTGTAATTGCTTTTGGAGTAGCTTATTATCTGGCACGAGGAACTCAATATCAGAAACATCTCCCCAATCTTGTTGTTTATTTACTATTCGGTGCGATTGTTGGGGCAAGAATCTGGCATGTGTTCTTTTTCCAATGGTGGTATTTTTCAGATCATTTAACAGAGATATTCGCCGTTTGGAAAGGTGGAATCGCCATTCAGGGTGCATTGGTGGGCGGATTCTTCACTGCAGTCATTTATGCAAGGAAACACAAACTCTCCTTTTGGGAACTTGCGGATATCTTGGCACCAGCCATTATACTTGGGCAGGCTATCGGACGAATTGCTTGTTTACTAAACGGCGATGCTTTTGGGTCTCCAACGGGGTTGGGGTTCGGTATCGTCTATCCGGAAGGAACCATCGCATTTGATAGATATGGTGCATCTCCGTTGTGGCCTGCAGAAATTTGGGAAGGGCAGTTGGATCTTGTTGTTTTTGGTATTCTTATGGCCATGAAAAATGTCAAACTCCCATTAGGAATGATGTTCTTAAGCTATAATATATTGTACTCATTAGTCCGGTTTATGCTTGAATTTCTTCGTGGAGACTCGCCTCGTTATGCTTTGCAATGGACTGCGGGACAATGGACGAGTATAACCGTTTTACTGATTTCTGTAATACTCATGCTTTACTTTTTCAAGCGCAACCCTGTAATAAAACCAGTTCAAGATTCGGCTTAA
- a CDS encoding HIT domain-containing protein → MNQDFYCDEVLNGKTPVNTVFETDSVLAYHHTQPFYDHHIVVIPKIHISSLISDEAENTGQLLLEMMEVIKKIAEEMVNKTGASKIITNLGAYQDTKHLHWHVVSGNKIR, encoded by the coding sequence ATGAATCAAGATTTTTATTGCGATGAAGTGCTAAACGGTAAGACTCCAGTAAACACAGTATTTGAAACTGACTCCGTACTTGCCTATCATCATACACAACCTTTTTATGATCATCATATCGTTGTAATTCCGAAAATACATATTTCATCGCTAATCTCTGATGAAGCAGAAAACACAGGACAATTGCTATTAGAAATGATGGAAGTTATTAAAAAAATAGCAGAGGAAATGGTTAATAAAACAGGAGCATCGAAGATCATCACAAATTTAGGAGCGTATCAGGATACAAAACATTTACATTGGCATGTGGTAAGTGGTAATAAAATTAGATAA
- a CDS encoding sensor histidine kinase, with product MTNPFKKFRIDRLFFHGFAVLIIVVIASIAWTSYSSSSKALVQTTSHYQQQLLDELNNEITTRLVMIEQISLSTSRDNELITFLMNKQDEFDRYRRRVSVERALANLTYSIPVIQGIDLYMKAPLQGDAKSYIQFRDIADLDKQEGFQNLAKSDFAWTGEHNIPSFQGDVPVLSFARTIMYEDTNLGVLVIHVKAKEIRMLLTGNSSGSNRMMMNTQGQQILKIGQAVDQAEWSKWVDIKNQQSGYVHIKGNKAADDSLLVYSKLADSNWTLVEITSWNQITAKSFRLAEVIGLIGIAAVLLVLLLTHFLSRQFTKPIKQLVTAMRIYSVGGNNVELPVDYENEFGYLFAGYRKQNERIEELYLSLQRRYEQQRKAEIEALQANINPHFLYNMLDQLNWMAIEAGQDELSRILELMGRMFRIGLSNGDSFITIAEELIHMECYLEIQQLRWGNGLQYTIEVPQDIEPLYIPKLTLQPFVENSVVHGFNKRNRGHIHISISRSTNSLQIIIDDDGVGLKQVVDKELKRHTGGYGIRNVRERIAGYFGECYGVSLMEREVGGQGLRLICHY from the coding sequence ATGACCAATCCTTTCAAAAAATTCAGGATCGACCGCCTATTTTTCCACGGTTTTGCCGTGCTGATCATTGTAGTAATCGCTTCCATCGCTTGGACAAGCTACAGCAGCTCGTCAAAGGCACTCGTGCAGACAACCTCTCATTACCAGCAGCAACTGCTGGATGAGCTGAATAATGAAATTACGACCCGGCTGGTTATGATTGAGCAGATCTCATTGTCTACCTCTCGTGACAACGAGCTGATTACCTTTCTAATGAACAAGCAGGACGAATTCGATCGTTATCGGCGGCGAGTGAGTGTTGAACGTGCGTTGGCTAATTTGACCTATTCGATTCCGGTGATTCAAGGGATTGATCTATACATGAAGGCACCGCTCCAGGGGGATGCCAAAAGTTATATCCAATTTCGGGATATTGCCGATCTGGATAAACAGGAAGGATTCCAGAATCTGGCGAAGAGTGATTTTGCCTGGACCGGCGAGCATAACATACCCAGCTTTCAAGGTGATGTTCCGGTGCTTAGCTTTGCCAGAACAATTATGTATGAGGATACCAATTTGGGAGTGCTTGTGATTCACGTCAAAGCCAAGGAAATTCGCATGCTGCTGACAGGTAATTCCTCAGGATCGAATCGGATGATGATGAACACTCAAGGGCAGCAGATTCTGAAGATTGGTCAGGCAGTGGATCAGGCAGAATGGTCCAAATGGGTTGATATCAAGAACCAACAATCAGGCTACGTTCATATTAAGGGAAACAAGGCAGCCGATGATTCTCTGCTGGTGTATTCGAAGCTGGCTGATTCCAATTGGACGCTGGTTGAGATTACGTCGTGGAACCAGATTACCGCTAAAAGCTTCAGGCTGGCTGAAGTGATTGGCCTCATTGGGATTGCCGCCGTTCTGCTGGTGCTGCTCCTCACCCACTTTTTAAGCAGGCAATTCACGAAGCCCATCAAACAACTGGTTACAGCAATGAGGATTTATTCCGTAGGCGGGAACAATGTGGAGCTGCCGGTGGATTATGAGAATGAGTTCGGGTATTTATTTGCCGGATACCGCAAACAGAACGAGCGGATCGAAGAACTGTATCTATCCCTGCAACGCCGGTATGAGCAGCAGCGAAAAGCCGAGATTGAAGCACTGCAGGCTAACATTAATCCCCATTTCCTCTACAACATGCTCGATCAATTGAACTGGATGGCGATCGAAGCCGGACAGGATGAGCTTAGCCGGATTCTGGAATTAATGGGACGCATGTTCCGCATTGGCTTGTCCAATGGGGACAGCTTTATCACAATCGCTGAAGAACTTATTCATATGGAGTGTTATCTGGAAATTCAACAGCTGCGCTGGGGCAATGGACTTCAATATACGATAGAGGTGCCGCAAGACATAGAGCCCTTATATATTCCAAAGCTTACTCTGCAACCCTTTGTTGAGAATTCGGTCGTTCATGGCTTCAATAAGCGGAATCGCGGTCATATTCACATCTCGATAAGCAGAAGCACTAATTCTCTACAGATCATTATTGATGATGATGGGGTCGGGCTGAAGCAGGTGGTAGACAAGGAACTCAAGCGTCATACGGGAGGTTACGGCATTCGTAATGTAAGAGAGCGAATTGCTGGTTATTTCGGAGAATGTTATGGGGTTTCTCTTATGGAACGAGAGGTTGGGGGACAAGGGTTGAGATTAATCTGCCACTATTGA
- a CDS encoding sugar ABC transporter permease, with translation MNRSTAVITNPAENTRKKSSFLNRWNAPIAGYLFISPWLLGFLGLTAYPLFLSLYYSFTDYTLMEPIHWIGTRNYERIFTADPKFLQSVKVTFMYVLASVPLKLIAALFVAVVLNKAIRGISLYRTAIYFPSLIGGSIAVSLLWRNIFGVDGIFNKIIAVFGVEGKGWITSPDTALATLVLLTVWQFGSTMVIFLAGLKQIPSDLYEASSVDGANRFTQFFKITLPMLSPILYFNLIMAVIGAFQMFTSAFVITNGGPMNSTYVYALYLYERAFSRYQLGYSSALAWIMLVMIVAAAAIIAGTSKYWVFYETETGGKKRK, from the coding sequence TTGAATCGTTCCACAGCCGTTATTACAAACCCCGCTGAGAACACACGGAAAAAGAGCTCTTTTCTTAACAGATGGAACGCTCCCATCGCGGGCTACTTGTTCATTTCACCTTGGCTGCTCGGCTTTCTCGGGCTAACTGCCTACCCCCTATTTTTATCGTTATACTATTCGTTTACTGACTACACGCTGATGGAACCTATCCACTGGATTGGAACGCGCAACTATGAGCGCATATTCACGGCCGATCCGAAATTTCTGCAATCTGTAAAGGTTACCTTCATGTACGTGCTTGCTTCGGTACCGTTGAAGCTCATTGCGGCCCTGTTTGTGGCCGTAGTACTCAACAAAGCCATACGCGGAATATCCCTTTACCGCACGGCGATTTATTTTCCTTCACTGATTGGGGGCAGTATTGCGGTGTCCTTGCTCTGGCGGAATATTTTTGGAGTGGATGGAATCTTCAACAAAATCATTGCTGTCTTTGGGGTAGAGGGCAAAGGCTGGATTACGAGTCCGGATACGGCTCTGGCCACACTCGTTCTGTTGACCGTTTGGCAGTTTGGCTCTACGATGGTAATCTTTCTAGCTGGATTGAAGCAAATTCCAAGCGATCTATATGAAGCTTCATCTGTGGATGGTGCCAATCGGTTTACCCAATTTTTCAAGATTACGTTACCCATGCTGTCGCCGATCCTGTATTTTAATCTCATCATGGCGGTTATCGGGGCGTTCCAAATGTTCACCTCTGCTTTTGTAATTACGAATGGTGGGCCAATGAACTCTACTTATGTCTACGCTCTCTATCTGTACGAACGAGCCTTTAGCCGCTATCAACTGGGTTATTCCTCAGCGCTGGCCTGGATTATGCTCGTCATGATCGTTGCGGCCGCAGCCATTATCGCTGGCACCTCGAAATATTGGGTGTTTTACGAAACGGAAACTGGAGGGAAGAAACGCAAATGA